From Flavobacterium arcticum, the proteins below share one genomic window:
- a CDS encoding glycoside hydrolase family 13 protein, with product MKKLLYLLFFICGTAFAQIDRVEPPFWWSDMHNPELQIIFYGKDIARYTPTVSDNIIINNVVKTENPNYVFVTIDTKNIPASDFVFTFRNKNKVAFTHKYSLKQRREDSALRAGFDSSDLIYLIMPDRFANGNPDNDNVKGMEDKANRNEPFGRHGGDIQGVIDNLDYIEQLGATALWSTPLCEDNHSRGSYHGYAQTDVYKIDPRYGTNEDYVRLSQELKKRDMKLILDYVTNHWGSEHWMYKDLPSYDWVHQFPGYAQSNYRMTTQFDPNASKIDTKYCMDGWFVSEMPDLNQSNPLVLKYITQNAIWWIEYADLGGFRVDTYSYNDKVGIAKWTKAIMDEYPHFNIVGEVWMHDQAQMAYWQKDSKIAAIQSYNSYLPSVMDFTLHDAIGNVFNEDKSSWDSGMQKVYDNFTNDFLYPDINNILVFAENHDTARFNEIYKNDFNKYKMAMTLIATVRGIPQIYYGTEIGMAGDKAKGGDGDIRRDFPGGWKGDTNNAFTTSGRTNQQKEWFDFSAKLFNWRKGKEVIHMGETTHYLPQNNVYVYFRHNDNESVMVLLNNSNEVQTVSTARFAENLKKYKKGKDVLGGKAIDIANDITMQPKSVLILELQ from the coding sequence ATGAAAAAATTACTATATCTACTTTTCTTTATTTGCGGAACGGCTTTCGCACAGATAGACCGTGTAGAACCGCCTTTTTGGTGGAGCGATATGCACAATCCAGAGTTGCAAATAATATTCTATGGTAAAGACATAGCACGATATACCCCAACAGTATCGGATAATATTATTATAAATAATGTGGTAAAGACTGAAAACCCCAATTATGTTTTCGTTACCATAGACACTAAAAATATTCCTGCCTCTGATTTTGTTTTCACATTTAGAAACAAAAACAAGGTAGCATTTACACACAAATATTCATTAAAACAGCGTAGAGAAGATTCTGCTTTAAGAGCAGGTTTTGATTCTTCAGATCTTATATATCTGATAATGCCCGACCGTTTTGCTAACGGTAATCCTGATAATGATAATGTGAAAGGAATGGAAGATAAAGCCAATCGAAATGAACCTTTCGGAAGGCATGGGGGCGACATTCAAGGGGTTATTGATAATCTCGATTATATAGAACAACTTGGCGCAACAGCATTATGGAGTACGCCACTTTGTGAGGATAATCATTCAAGAGGATCATATCATGGCTATGCCCAAACGGATGTGTATAAAATAGATCCACGTTATGGCACTAACGAGGATTATGTACGCCTTTCTCAGGAGTTGAAGAAAAGAGATATGAAGTTAATACTTGATTATGTAACGAATCACTGGGGCAGTGAGCACTGGATGTATAAAGATTTACCAAGCTATGACTGGGTGCACCAATTTCCGGGGTATGCACAGAGCAATTACCGAATGACTACGCAGTTTGACCCAAATGCATCTAAAATAGATACTAAGTACTGTATGGATGGCTGGTTTGTAAGCGAAATGCCCGATTTAAACCAAAGTAATCCGTTAGTTTTAAAATATATTACACAGAATGCGATATGGTGGATAGAGTATGCCGATTTAGGTGGTTTTCGTGTAGATACCTATTCGTATAATGATAAAGTGGGGATTGCAAAATGGACAAAAGCCATTATGGATGAATATCCACATTTTAATATAGTAGGCGAAGTATGGATGCACGACCAAGCGCAAATGGCATATTGGCAAAAAGACAGTAAAATAGCAGCAATACAAAGCTATAATTCCTACCTGCCAAGCGTTATGGACTTTACTCTGCATGATGCTATAGGTAATGTTTTCAATGAAGATAAATCAAGTTGGGACTCTGGTATGCAAAAAGTGTATGACAATTTCACTAATGATTTTTTATATCCTGATATCAACAATATTTTAGTATTTGCCGAAAACCATGACACGGCGAGATTTAACGAAATCTATAAAAACGATTTCAATAAATATAAAATGGCAATGACACTTATAGCCACCGTTCGAGGCATACCTCAGATCTACTACGGTACAGAAATAGGTATGGCAGGCGATAAAGCAAAAGGAGGAGATGGCGACATCCGTAGGGATTTTCCAGGCGGATGGAAAGGCGATACAAACAATGCCTTTACAACAAGCGGGCGTACTAATCAGCAAAAAGAATGGTTCGATTTCTCTGCAAAGCTATTCAACTGGAGAAAAGGTAAAGAGGTAATCCATATGGGTGAAACCACACATTATTTACCGCAAAATAATGTATATGTTTATTTCCGTCATAATGATAACGAGTCGGTTATGGTGTTACTTAATAATAGTAATGAAGTACAAACAGTAAGTACTGCTCGCTTTGCCGAAAACCTAAAGAAGTATAAAAAAGGTAAGGATGTATTGGGGGGTAAAGCAATAGATATAGCTAACGATATTACGATGCAACCTAAATCGGTTTTAATACTTGAATTACAATAA
- a CDS encoding alpha-amylase family glycosyl hydrolase translates to MKKLIIPALAVLALLSGCASDKKEVQQAETPFVWGGANLYFLMTDRFNNGDESNDITLNRTKETGELRGFEGGDIKGIIQKIDEGYFDDLGINAIWFTPVVEQIHDATDEGTGNTYAFHGYWAKDWTALDPNFGTQKDLAELVEKAHEHDIRIVLDGVINHTGPVTDMDAVYPNDWVRTGPQCQYNNYENTTTCTLVKNLPDVRTENNEEVALPEMLVNKWKAEGRYKQEVKELDAFFDRTGYPRAPKYYIIKWLTDYVRDYGVDAYRADTVKHLGEDVWADFSKECVIAFADWKKNNPEKVLDDNEFFTVGEVYNYGISTGQYFDFGDKKVNYYDNGFNALINFQMKWDAAQKSKEEIFNQYSQTLYNDFGGNTIVNYMTSHDDGAPFDKQRVKTYEAGTILLLTPGISQVYYGDETARSLDIQGTEGDATLRSFMNWEDTTKPETKELLAHWQKLGKFRKNHPSVGAGVHTMLSESPYVFKRTYAKGDYSDAVVVGLDLPKGVKTVTVGDVFADGTAVRDAYSGKTTKVENGKVQFDTAFDILLIEEK, encoded by the coding sequence ATGAAAAAACTTATTATACCTGCACTGGCAGTACTAGCATTATTATCGGGCTGTGCTTCTGATAAAAAAGAAGTGCAGCAAGCCGAAACACCTTTTGTATGGGGCGGAGCAAACCTATATTTCTTAATGACTGATCGTTTTAATAATGGCGATGAAAGTAACGATATTACTTTAAATAGAACAAAAGAGACGGGGGAATTACGCGGTTTTGAAGGTGGAGATATAAAAGGTATTATCCAAAAGATTGACGAAGGCTATTTTGACGATTTGGGCATCAATGCTATTTGGTTTACGCCTGTAGTAGAACAAATACATGATGCTACCGATGAGGGCACAGGCAATACCTATGCTTTTCATGGATACTGGGCAAAAGACTGGACAGCACTCGACCCAAACTTTGGTACACAAAAGGACTTAGCAGAGCTGGTAGAAAAAGCACACGAGCATGATATCAGAATAGTTTTAGATGGAGTAATAAACCATACAGGACCAGTAACTGATATGGATGCTGTTTATCCTAATGACTGGGTACGTACTGGACCACAATGCCAGTATAACAATTATGAAAACACCACAACTTGCACATTGGTTAAAAATTTACCAGATGTAAGAACAGAAAACAATGAAGAAGTAGCATTGCCCGAAATGCTGGTAAACAAATGGAAAGCAGAAGGGCGCTACAAGCAAGAGGTTAAAGAACTTGATGCGTTTTTTGATCGTACAGGTTACCCGAGAGCACCAAAATATTACATCATTAAATGGTTGACTGATTATGTACGTGATTATGGTGTAGATGCGTATCGTGCCGATACTGTAAAGCATTTGGGCGAAGATGTTTGGGCAGATTTTAGCAAGGAATGTGTTATTGCTTTTGCCGATTGGAAAAAAAACAACCCTGAAAAAGTGTTAGATGATAATGAATTTTTTACCGTAGGCGAGGTATATAATTATGGTATATCAACAGGGCAATATTTTGATTTTGGCGACAAGAAAGTAAACTATTACGACAATGGTTTTAATGCATTGATAAACTTTCAAATGAAATGGGATGCAGCACAAAAATCTAAAGAAGAAATATTTAATCAATATTCACAAACACTGTATAATGACTTTGGGGGTAATACGATAGTAAACTATATGACCTCGCATGATGATGGTGCTCCGTTCGATAAACAAAGAGTCAAAACATACGAAGCGGGTACAATACTATTACTTACACCAGGTATATCTCAGGTATATTATGGCGATGAAACCGCTAGGTCACTCGATATTCAAGGAACGGAAGGCGATGCTACCTTACGCTCTTTTATGAACTGGGAAGACACAACCAAACCCGAAACAAAAGAACTCTTAGCGCATTGGCAAAAGCTGGGTAAATTCCGAAAAAACCACCCGTCAGTAGGTGCAGGTGTACACACAATGTTAAGCGAGTCGCCTTATGTCTTTAAACGAACCTATGCAAAAGGAGATTATAGCGATGCCGTAGTAGTGGGGCTTGATTTACCTAAAGGAGTAAAGACTGTTACGGTAGGCGATGTTTTTGCTGATGGTACAGCAGTACGCGATGCTTATTCAGGTAAAACGACAAAGGTGGAGAATGGCAAGGTGCAGTTTGATACAGCATTTGATATACTATTAATAGAAGAGAAATAA
- a CDS encoding alpha-amylase family glycosyl hydrolase, with product MKKTILLGIMLTAFISCKDDKKEQEAAEVAQTEIADEMAPMMENSVIYEANIRHYSPEGTLNAFTKDIPQLKELGVKVIWVMPIYPISMKRRKATGDLSIEDIKDPKEKEKYLGSYYAITDYTAVNPDMGSMEDFDNLVKTAHDNGMYVILDWVANHTGWDHKWITEHPEYYQKNAKGEVTDPLNPETGESWGWTDVAHLDYASKELYEPMKNELLFWVKEHNIDGFRCDVADNVPTEFWEYAVPKLEEEKPLFMLMESNKPYLFKGIFDMGYGWDLHHVMNDIAKGDKTVAAIDAYMVKKDSMYDGTDIMMNFTSNHDENAWNDSAIQRMGESAEAFAALTYMVPGMPLIYSGQEYDIDRRLKFFEKDSIPTEKKKMYGVYEKLGKLKNNDVALNGGKKAAAYNRIKTSDDANVFAIEREKDGKKVWYIANLSKSSKTFTLPVNGTFTNYMTGEKVTFEKGQEHKFAAWQYYILTE from the coding sequence ATGAAAAAAACAATTTTATTAGGGATAATGCTAACGGCTTTTATTAGCTGTAAGGATGATAAAAAAGAACAAGAAGCTGCTGAGGTAGCACAAACGGAAATAGCCGATGAGATGGCTCCGATGATGGAAAACAGCGTGATATATGAAGCTAACATCCGTCATTACTCACCAGAGGGGACATTAAATGCATTTACTAAAGATATTCCGCAGCTAAAAGAATTAGGGGTAAAAGTAATATGGGTAATGCCTATTTATCCTATCTCTATGAAAAGAAGAAAAGCAACAGGCGATCTTTCTATAGAAGATATTAAAGACCCGAAAGAGAAAGAAAAATATTTGGGTAGTTACTATGCTATTACTGATTATACCGCTGTAAACCCTGATATGGGGTCTATGGAAGATTTTGATAATCTTGTAAAAACAGCGCACGATAACGGTATGTATGTAATACTAGACTGGGTTGCAAACCACACAGGTTGGGATCATAAATGGATTACCGAGCACCCTGAATATTATCAGAAAAATGCTAAAGGAGAAGTTACTGACCCTTTAAATCCTGAAACAGGAGAAAGCTGGGGCTGGACAGATGTTGCACATTTAGACTACGCAAGTAAAGAGCTTTATGAGCCAATGAAAAACGAACTTCTTTTTTGGGTAAAAGAACATAATATTGATGGTTTCCGTTGTGATGTGGCTGATAACGTACCTACAGAGTTTTGGGAGTATGCAGTGCCAAAACTTGAAGAAGAAAAGCCATTATTCATGCTAATGGAGTCTAATAAGCCTTACCTTTTTAAAGGAATATTTGATATGGGTTATGGCTGGGATTTACATCATGTAATGAATGATATTGCCAAAGGAGATAAAACGGTTGCAGCCATTGATGCTTATATGGTAAAGAAAGACAGTATGTATGATGGTACAGATATTATGATGAACTTTACTAGTAACCATGACGAAAACGCATGGAATGATAGCGCTATACAAAGAATGGGCGAAAGTGCAGAGGCTTTTGCAGCACTTACTTATATGGTGCCAGGAATGCCACTTATTTATTCGGGGCAGGAGTATGACATAGACCGTCGTCTTAAATTCTTTGAAAAGGACAGTATCCCGACCGAGAAGAAAAAGATGTATGGTGTATATGAAAAACTAGGTAAACTTAAAAACAATGATGTTGCCCTTAATGGAGGTAAAAAAGCCGCCGCTTACAATCGTATAAAAACATCAGATGATGCAAATGTATTTGCTATTGAAAGAGAAAAAGACGGTAAAAAGGTTTGGTATATAGCTAACCTTTCTAAATCGTCTAAAACTTTTACTTTGCCTGTAAATGGGACTTTTACCAATTACATGACAGGAGAGAAAGTAACCTTTGAAAAAGGTCAAGAGCATAAATTTGCAGCTTGGCAATACTATATACTAACAGAATAA
- a CDS encoding glycoside hydrolase family 65 protein, with protein sequence MNQDYIVPDNWSIIEEGFDAERVKSSESLFSIGNGAMGQRANFEESYSGHTFQGSYIAGIYYPDKTKVGWWKNGYPEYFAKVLNAPNWIGIDITINGEALDLNTCEQVNYFRRELNMKEGWYNRSFEAVLQNGTAIAVNVTRFLSLEEDELGVIKYDVTPINRAAKITFSPYVDAGVTNEDTNWEEKFWQPVAVKHSDNAAFVTARTFKTHFDVATYMHNSLQQAGNNVDIAPVDVKVTDDKVQFTYSVDAAQGQATSIVKLGGYTVSLNHTADKLVEAAQNVIDAAQAKGYDALLAEQKEAWAKIWEMADITIDGDVKAQQGIRFNIFQLNQTYLGKDARLNIGPKGFTGEKYGGSTYWDTEAYCIPFYMATKDQQVARNLLTYRYEHLEKAIENAVKLGFTNGAALYPMVTMNGEECHNEWEITFEEIHRNGAIAFAVYNYYRFTGDYSYIPEKGLEVLIGIARFWQQRATFSSHKNKYMILGVTGPNEYENNISNNFYTNYIAKWCIDYTIEQIAKVKEEYNEDYSRIMAKVNLNDAELQQWKKVADNMYFPYSEEHGVYLQQDGFLDKELVPVSELDRSQRPINQKWSWDRILRSPYIKQADVLQGFYFFEDDFNKEQLEKHFDFYEPLTVHESSLSPCVHSIQAATLGRMEQAYMFYLRTSRLDLDDYNKEVEEGLHITSMAGTWMSIVEGFGGMRVKNDTLHFEPRIPEQWQGYSFKINFRNQILKVSINATETKFTLEGDKQLTVFVNGKEVRVEPDALVTV encoded by the coding sequence ATGAACCAGGATTATATAGTACCGGATAATTGGTCCATAATAGAAGAAGGATTTGATGCAGAGAGAGTAAAATCATCTGAAAGTTTATTCAGTATAGGTAACGGAGCCATGGGGCAACGTGCCAATTTTGAGGAAAGTTATTCAGGACATACTTTTCAGGGCAGCTACATTGCAGGTATTTACTACCCAGACAAAACTAAAGTAGGGTGGTGGAAAAACGGTTACCCGGAGTATTTTGCAAAAGTATTGAATGCTCCTAACTGGATAGGTATAGATATTACTATAAACGGAGAAGCACTTGACCTAAACACTTGCGAGCAGGTAAACTATTTTAGGCGTGAGCTTAATATGAAAGAAGGTTGGTACAACCGTTCTTTTGAGGCGGTATTGCAAAACGGTACAGCTATAGCGGTAAACGTTACCCGATTTTTGTCGCTTGAAGAAGATGAGCTGGGTGTAATAAAATATGATGTAACACCAATAAATAGAGCTGCAAAAATAACATTTAGCCCCTATGTAGATGCAGGTGTTACTAATGAAGATACTAACTGGGAAGAGAAGTTTTGGCAACCTGTAGCTGTAAAGCATAGCGATAATGCTGCTTTTGTAACAGCAAGAACGTTTAAAACACATTTTGATGTAGCTACCTATATGCACAATAGCCTACAGCAGGCAGGTAATAATGTAGATATAGCTCCTGTAGACGTAAAAGTTACTGATGATAAAGTACAATTTACCTATAGTGTAGATGCTGCACAGGGGCAAGCAACATCTATCGTTAAGTTAGGTGGTTATACGGTGTCATTAAATCATACAGCAGATAAACTAGTTGAGGCAGCACAAAATGTAATTGATGCAGCACAAGCCAAAGGCTATGATGCACTCCTAGCTGAGCAAAAAGAGGCATGGGCTAAAATATGGGAGATGGCAGATATTACCATTGATGGCGATGTAAAAGCGCAACAAGGTATTCGCTTTAATATTTTCCAATTGAACCAAACCTACCTAGGTAAAGATGCAAGGCTGAATATAGGTCCTAAAGGATTTACAGGCGAAAAGTATGGTGGTAGTACCTATTGGGACACCGAGGCATATTGTATTCCTTTCTATATGGCTACTAAAGACCAGCAAGTGGCACGTAACCTACTTACTTATCGTTATGAACACTTAGAAAAAGCTATTGAAAATGCAGTCAAATTAGGTTTTACCAACGGCGCAGCACTTTACCCAATGGTAACCATGAACGGCGAAGAATGCCACAACGAGTGGGAAATAACTTTTGAGGAAATTCACCGTAACGGCGCTATTGCTTTTGCAGTGTATAACTATTACCGTTTTACGGGCGATTATAGTTATATTCCCGAAAAAGGACTTGAAGTGCTTATTGGTATAGCGCGTTTTTGGCAACAAAGAGCTACATTCTCATCGCACAAAAACAAGTACATGATACTTGGTGTTACAGGACCAAATGAGTATGAAAATAACATAAGCAATAACTTTTATACCAACTACATAGCGAAATGGTGTATTGACTATACTATAGAGCAAATAGCGAAGGTAAAAGAAGAATACAATGAAGATTACAGCCGTATAATGGCTAAAGTAAACCTGAATGATGCCGAATTACAACAATGGAAGAAGGTAGCAGATAATATGTATTTCCCCTATTCGGAAGAACATGGTGTGTACTTGCAGCAAGATGGTTTCTTAGATAAAGAGCTTGTGCCGGTAAGCGAACTTGACCGCAGCCAACGACCAATAAACCAAAAATGGAGTTGGGACAGGATATTGCGCTCGCCATACATAAAACAAGCCGATGTATTACAAGGTTTCTACTTCTTTGAAGATGATTTTAACAAAGAACAACTAGAAAAACATTTCGATTTCTATGAACCGTTAACGGTACACGAATCATCACTTTCGCCATGTGTACACTCTATACAGGCTGCAACATTAGGTAGAATGGAACAGGCTTATATGTTCTATTTAAGGACATCGCGCTTAGACCTTGATGATTATAACAAAGAAGTAGAAGAAGGCTTGCACATAACTAGTATGGCAGGAACATGGATGAGTATTGTGGAAGGCTTTGGCGGAATGCGTGTTAAGAATGATACGCTACATTTCGAACCAAGAATACCAGAACAATGGCAGGGGTATTCTTTCAAGATTAATTTTAGAAATCAGATATTAAAAGTATCCATAAACGCAACAGAAACCAAGTTTACATTAGAGGGCGACAAACAGCTTACTGTTTTTGTAAATGGTAAAGAAGTACGGGTAGAACCCGACGCATTGGTTACAGTTTAA
- the pgmB gene encoding beta-phosphoglucomutase: MKKKAFIFDLDGVIVDTAKYHFLAWQKIAAQLGIDFTHEHNEQLKGVSRIRSLEIILAIGNITITQEEKDNLLLKKNEDYLTYIDKMDESEILDGVMQVLHYLKQNNQPIALGSASKNARPILEKVKILSYFDAIVDGNDVTNAKPDPEVFVQAAKKLNMPSEGAIVFEDSVAGVQAANAAQMVSVGIGEKAVLHEAHYNFNNFTEIDTTFLQNLVNK, translated from the coding sequence ATGAAAAAGAAAGCATTCATATTCGATCTTGACGGTGTGATAGTCGATACAGCCAAATACCACTTTTTGGCATGGCAAAAAATCGCAGCACAATTGGGAATTGATTTTACACACGAACATAACGAACAACTTAAAGGAGTGAGTCGCATACGCTCGCTCGAAATTATACTGGCAATAGGAAATATAACCATCACACAAGAAGAAAAAGATAACCTATTGCTGAAAAAAAATGAAGATTACCTAACGTACATCGACAAGATGGATGAAAGCGAAATACTGGATGGTGTGATGCAGGTATTACACTATTTAAAACAAAATAATCAACCTATAGCATTAGGCTCGGCAAGTAAAAATGCCAGACCGATACTCGAAAAAGTAAAAATACTCAGCTACTTTGATGCTATAGTAGATGGTAACGATGTTACCAACGCAAAGCCCGACCCCGAAGTTTTTGTACAGGCTGCAAAAAAACTCAATATGCCTTCAGAAGGTGCTATTGTATTTGAAGATTCGGTGGCGGGAGTACAGGCAGCCAATGCTGCCCAAATGGTAAGTGTAGGTATAGGCGAAAAAGCCGTACTACACGAAGCCCATTACAACTTTAACAATTTTACAGAAATAGATACTACATTTTTACAAAACTTAGTAAATAAATAA
- a CDS encoding glycoside hydrolase family 31 protein, translated as MKHTFSILFLFLVTLVTAQNVSRKLQSTQHFDDRLELTMNDGTYIITPYSENIVETAFIPKEQDYKAQSHAVILLPQKTDVKLKESAAKITYTTKGVEVVIETEPFKISYYYKDKLLLSEKQGYVKKDSTEAITFNLDTDESLYGGGARALGMNRRGNRLELYNKAHYGYGDKSELMNFTMPLVMSSKIYAVHFDNAPIGWLDLDSKKDNTLEYETISGRKTYQVIAADNWYSLTENYTMLTGRQPMPARWTFGNFASRFGYHSEKEVRDVVSKFREEQIPLDAVVLDLYWFGKEMKGTMGNLMFERDSFPTPEGMMAGLKRQNVKTVLITEPFVLTTSNRWQEAVANDVLATDAMGKPYTYEFYFGNTGIIDLWKPKARSWFWNIYKDLVNRGVDGWWGDLGEPEVHPSYVQHAGGSADEVHNIYGHNWANLITQGYKKDFPNQRPFILMRAGYSGSQRYGMIPWSGDVGRSWGGLQSQPEIALQMGMQGMGYMHSDLGGFAGDNIDDELYVRWLQYGVYQPIFRPHAQEAVPAEPVFRKPEVKALAKQAIELRYKMLPYNYTLAFQNSERGYPLMRPVFFDESDNKDLYAVSNEYLWGDDILVAPVMQQGITQREVYFPKGNSWYNEKQHYEGGTTQSITIKQNEIPHFYKGGGFIVTSAEAMQSTEDYTGQALEIHYYLDPTVKESSRIFYDDDGTTPDAYAKGQYEILHFDAKIRRGQVFIDVTSEAGRNYEPIKRKLTFYIHDGGTVKLFPVEIESGGFQTIKHKLL; from the coding sequence ATGAAACATACTTTTAGCATATTATTCCTTTTTCTGGTTACACTAGTAACGGCTCAAAACGTTTCACGTAAGCTGCAAAGCACGCAACATTTTGACGACCGTTTAGAGTTGACTATGAATGATGGTACGTATATCATCACCCCTTATTCTGAAAACATAGTCGAAACTGCCTTTATACCAAAAGAGCAAGACTATAAAGCGCAGTCACATGCTGTAATTTTACTACCGCAAAAAACAGATGTGAAGCTTAAAGAAAGTGCAGCCAAAATAACCTACACTACAAAGGGTGTTGAGGTGGTTATAGAAACCGAACCGTTTAAAATAAGCTATTATTATAAAGATAAATTACTGTTGTCTGAAAAACAGGGCTATGTAAAGAAAGACAGTACTGAGGCTATTACATTTAATCTTGATACAGATGAATCACTATACGGTGGTGGCGCACGTGCTTTAGGTATGAATCGTAGGGGTAATCGTTTAGAATTATACAACAAGGCACACTATGGTTATGGCGACAAGTCAGAGTTAATGAACTTTACTATGCCACTTGTAATGTCATCAAAAATATATGCAGTGCATTTTGATAATGCACCTATTGGCTGGCTTGACCTTGATAGTAAAAAAGATAATACGCTGGAGTATGAAACTATTAGCGGACGCAAAACCTATCAGGTAATTGCTGCCGATAATTGGTATAGCCTTACTGAAAACTATACAATGTTAACAGGCAGGCAACCTATGCCTGCACGATGGACGTTCGGTAATTTTGCCAGCCGTTTCGGGTATCATTCCGAGAAAGAAGTAAGAGATGTAGTTAGTAAGTTTAGAGAAGAGCAAATCCCTTTAGATGCTGTAGTACTCGACCTATATTGGTTTGGTAAAGAAATGAAAGGCACAATGGGTAACCTGATGTTTGAGCGCGATAGTTTTCCTACTCCTGAAGGGATGATGGCAGGTTTAAAAAGGCAAAATGTGAAAACAGTACTTATTACAGAGCCTTTTGTACTTACTACCAGTAACCGTTGGCAAGAAGCTGTAGCGAATGATGTATTGGCTACCGATGCTATGGGCAAGCCTTATACATACGAGTTTTATTTTGGAAACACAGGAATTATAGATTTATGGAAACCAAAAGCACGTTCTTGGTTTTGGAATATATATAAAGATTTAGTTAATAGAGGTGTAGATGGATGGTGGGGCGATTTGGGAGAACCCGAAGTACACCCATCCTATGTGCAACATGCAGGAGGCAGTGCTGATGAGGTACATAATATTTATGGACACAACTGGGCAAACCTTATTACACAAGGATATAAAAAAGATTTCCCAAACCAACGACCATTTATACTTATGCGTGCGGGCTATTCGGGTTCGCAACGTTATGGTATGATACCTTGGAGCGGCGATGTAGGCAGGAGTTGGGGAGGTTTGCAGTCGCAACCCGAAATAGCACTACAAATGGGTATGCAAGGTATGGGGTATATGCACTCTGACTTAGGAGGTTTTGCAGGCGATAATATTGATGATGAGTTGTACGTGCGCTGGTTACAGTACGGTGTTTATCAGCCGATATTTAGACCCCATGCACAAGAAGCTGTACCTGCCGAGCCTGTGTTTAGAAAACCCGAAGTAAAAGCATTAGCAAAGCAAGCCATAGAATTACGTTATAAAATGTTGCCGTATAACTACACACTAGCTTTCCAGAATAGCGAAAGAGGTTACCCATTAATGCGTCCTGTATTTTTTGATGAGTCAGATAATAAAGATTTATACGCTGTTTCAAATGAATACCTATGGGGTGATGATATTCTAGTAGCTCCCGTAATGCAACAAGGTATAACCCAAAGAGAGGTTTACTTCCCGAAAGGTAATAGCTGGTATAATGAAAAACAACATTATGAAGGTGGTACAACACAGAGTATAACAATTAAACAAAACGAGATACCTCATTTTTATAAAGGAGGGGGTTTTATAGTTACCTCGGCAGAAGCAATGCAATCTACCGAAGATTATACAGGGCAGGCGTTAGAAATACATTATTATTTAGACCCTACCGTAAAAGAAAGCAGTCGTATTTTTTATGATGATGACGGAACGACCCCTGATGCTTATGCTAAAGGGCAGTATGAAATTTTACATTTCGATGCTAAAATTAGAAGAGGGCAGGTGTTTATTGATGTGACTTCGGAAGCAGGAAGAAACTATGAACCCATAAAGCGAAAATTGACTTTTTATATTCATGATGGAGGAACTGTAAAGTTGTTTCCTGTTGAAATAGAAAGTGGAGGATTCCAAACTATAAAACACAAGTTATTATAA